One genomic window of Arvicola amphibius chromosome 4, mArvAmp1.2, whole genome shotgun sequence includes the following:
- the LOC119813088 gene encoding olfactory receptor 1361-like, with protein sequence MGGDNHTTVTEFLLLGFSEESEQEELVFGMFLGMYMVTISGNLLIILAVSCDPHLHTPMYFFLANLSSVDICFSSVTVPKALVNHMVGSKSISYTECMTQIYFLFAFGNMDSFLLSVMAYDRYVAICHPLHYTLMMRPRLCVLLVAISWVITNLHALLHILLMVRLTFCFHNAVPHFFCDPYLVLKLSCSDTFINDVTIFIEGGVIFFMAFVCIVVSYSYICSKVLKMPSVQGIRKALSTCGSHLTVVCLFYGAILGVYMHPSSSYSLQDAVASVIFTVVTPMANPFIYSLRNRDIKRALRKIILRP encoded by the coding sequence ATGGGTGGTGACAATCACACAACAGTCACAGAATTCCTCCTCCTGGGATTCTCTGAAGAGTCAGAACAAGAAGAGCTTGTCTTTGGAATGTTCTTGGGGATGTACATGGTCACCATCTCTGGGAACCTCCTCATCATCCTGGCCGTCAGCTGTGACCCTcatctccacacacccatgtacttcttcttGGCCAACCTCTCCAGTGTCGACATTTGCTTTTCCTCAGTCACCGTCCCCAAGGCTCTGGTGAaccacatggtgggaagcaagtcCATCTCTTACACAGAGTGTATGACGCAGATCTACTTCTTGTTCGCATTTGGAAACATGGACAGCTTCCTCCTGAGTGtaatggcctatgaccgctatgtggccatttgTCACCCACTCCACTACACCCTGATGATGAGGCCCAGACTCTGTGTCCTCCTGGTGGCCATATCCTGGGTCATCACAAACCTGCATGCTCTCTTGCACATTCTCCTCATGGTTCGACTCACCTTCTGTTTCCACAATGCAGTGCCCCACTTCTTCTGTGATCCCTAccttgtcctgaaactctcttgtTCTGATACCTTTATCAATGATGTCACAATCTTTATTGAGGGTGGAGTGATATTTTTTATGGCATTTGTATGCATAGTTGTTTCCTATTCCTACATCTGCTCTAAGGTCTTGAAGATGCCCTCTGTCCAGGGGATAAGGAAAGCCCTGTCCACTTGTGGTTCCCACCTCACTGTGGTCTGCCTTTTCTATGGGGCGATCCTAGGAGTTTATATgcacccttcttcctcctactcACTACAGGATGCAGTGGCTTCTGTCATCTTCACAGTGGTGACCCCTATGGCCAACCCCTTCATCTATAGCCTGAGGAATCGTGACATCAAAAGAGCCCTAAGGAAGATAATTCTCAGGCCCTAG